CCCGCCCGCCTTCATCTCTGTCCGGGACCACGTCTGGATCTTCTTCCACTCGGACGCCTCCAGCTCCGGCCAGGCCCAGGGCTTCCGTCTCTCATACATCCGAGGTGACGCCAGCAGCAGGGCGGGGCGGGCCACCACAGAGcattcagtgtgtgtgtgggcTCCCAGGCTAGGGCAGCACCTCCACCAGCCTGCTCCCTGCAGGGTCTCCTGCAGCAGCCCCGTCAGCGAGAGCACAGTGGTGGCACTGGGACCTGTCCTCAGAGCCCCTGGAGGGCACTGACCCCAATACACAGACGAGGCTAGAGTGAAGGGCTTGCCCCTTGCCCCGGCCCAGGTCAGGGACTGAGCCCACCCTGGCATTCCAGGGGTCTCTGCCTCTTGGGTGGCCGTGGAGAGGCCAGGGGCCCTTCTCCTAGGTCCTGCCTCTTCCCGGGCCCTACAGAGGTCCCACTGGGATGGAGGAACCACCCTGCCCGCTCCTGGCCCCAGGCCCTGAGCTGGAGGGAGGCTCTGCTCTCTTCTGACCGTCTGCCCCCACTCTTCACCCCACAGGGAAGCTGGGCCAGGCCTCTTGCCAGGCAGACGAGTTCCGTTGTGACAACGGCAAGTGCCTGCCGGGCCCCTGGCAGTGCAACACCGTGGATGAGTGTGGCGATGGCTCTGATGAGGGCAACTGCTCGGCACCTGCCTCTGAGCCACCGGGCAGCCTGTGCCCTGGGGGCACCTTcccctgcagtggagcgcgctccaCGCGCTGCCTGCCTGTGGAGCGGCGCTGTGACGGCACGCAGGACTGCGGCGACGGCTCCGATGAGGCTGGCTGCCCCGACCTGGCGTGCGGCCGGCGGCTGGGCAGCTTCTATGGCTCCTTTGCCTCCCCAGACCTGTTTGGAGCGGCCCGCGGGCCCTCAGACCTCCACTGCACGTGGCTGGTGGACACGCAGGACCCGCGGCGCGTGCTGCTGCAGCTGGAGCTGCGGCTGGGTTACGACGACTACGTGCAGGTGTACGAGGGCCTGGGCGAGCGGGGGGACCGCCTGCTGCAGACGCTCTCCTACCGCAGCAACCACCGGCCCGTGAGCCTTGAGGCCGCCCAGGGCCGCCTCACTGTGGCCTACCACGCCCGTGCCCGCAGCGCCGGCCACGGCTTCAACGCCACCTACCAGGTCAAGGGCTACTGCCTCCCATGGGAGCAGCCGTGCGGGAGCAGCGGCGAGGGTGATGAGGGTGACCCGGGCGAGCAGGGCTGCTTCTCGGAGCCCCAGCGCTGTGACGGCTGGTGGCACTGCGCCAGTGGCCGTGATGAGCAGGGCTGCTCCGCCTGCCCGCCTGACCAGTACCCCTGCGAGGGTGGCAGCGGCCTGTGCTACGCGCCTGCCGACCGCTGCAACAACCAGAAGAGCTGCCCCGATGGCGCCGACGAGAAGAACTGCTTCTCCTGCCAGCCTGGCACCTTCCACTGTGGCACCAACCTGTGCATTTTTGAGACGTGGCGCTGCGACGGCCAGGAGGACTGCCAGGATGGCAGCGACGAGCACGGCTGCCTGGCAGCGGTTCCCCGCAAGGTCATCACGGCCGCCCTCATCGGTAGCCTTGTCTGCGGCCTGCTGCTCGTCATCGCCCTGGGCTGCGCCTTCAAGCTCTACTCGCTGCGCACGCAGGAGTACAGGTGGGAGGGCGGGGCGCCTGGGGTCACATGCCAGGAGCCGCGGGTTCTTCATTTCCCTGGAGAGAGGCCCTGGGCTCCCTGTGCCCACTGCTTTGGGTCTGTAAATGGGGACTCGGGCCGTCCACACGGAGACTTGTCTCGTGAATAGCAGGGTCTGGGCATCTCGGGATGTCCATTGGAGGGGCAGGGCCCACGTGCTGCTGCTGAGCCCCTGCGGGGGGGCAGGGGAAGTGTGGGGTCCTGGCCGTCCCTGCCATGCTGCCCTTCTGCCCATTGCTTCCAGGGCCTTCGAGACCCAGATGACGCGCCTAGAGGCTGAGTTTGTGCGGCGGGAGGCTCCCCCGTCCTACGGGCAGCTCATCGCGCAGGGCCTCATTCCACCCGTGGAGGACTTTCCCGTCTACAGCGCTTCCCAGGTGAGCGCCAGGGGGCGTGAGGCCCCTCAGGGCCCAGGCTCCCTGCCAGACCTCAGAGAAGGCCCGAGACAGGCAGGCCTAGGGGCCAGGGTGGACGGCGAGTGGCCAGGCTGGTCCAGGGGTCGAGGAAGGTGGGAGGTGAGGTCATGGCCAGGTGGGGGGACAAGTTGGTCTCTTGGGGTCTCGAGTCCCTTGGGGGTGGTGCTGACCTCTGCCCCCTCAGCCGCCGCCCCGCCCTCCAGGTCTCGGTGCTACAGAACCTGCGCACGGCCATGCGACGACAGATGCGCCGGCACGCCTCCCGCCGCGGGCCCTCCCGCCGCCGCCTCGGCCGCCTGTGGAACCGGCTCTTTCACCGGCCGCGGGCGCCGCGCGGCCAGATCCCGCTGCTGGCCGCTGCGCGGATCTCACAGACGGTGCTGGGCGATGGGCTCCTCCGGCCGGCACCGGGGGCCGCCCCGGACCCCCCGGCACCCCTCACGGACACGGGCAGCCCCAGAGCAGCTGGGGACAGGCCCCCCAGTGTCCCCTGCCATGCACCAGAGGTGGGACCTTCCGAGCTGCCCCCCTCAGGCCTGCGGGACCCGGAGTGCAGGCCAATGGACAAGGACAGAAGGGCCTGCAGGGACACTCTGGTGGACAGCCCAGCCCCTGTGGACACGCCTTGGGAGccctgctcggcccaggaccctCACTCTCTGGCCTCCTCGGCCAGCAGCACCCTAGGCCCCCACCCGCCAGAGCCACTGGGTATCTGCGGGAGCCCCCCGCCACCCTGCTCCCCAGCGTTGGAGGCCAGTGACGACGAGGCCCTGCTGGTGTGCTGACCTGCTGGACACGCTGGTGACCGCCACAGCCCCGCTTTGTAACCAGGGAATACACAGTCGTTCCTGCCCTGCCTCCGCATCCTTCTTTCTTACGGGGAGACCCACCCAGAAGCCCAGCCAGCTCGCAGCATCGGCACCCCCTCACCCCTGGTGGGCGTGGcaggctggggctgtgggggcttGACCTGGGGAGGAGGGCCGAGTGAGGAGCCCCACGGCGGGGCCCCTGTGTCCACACAGGCACCCTGGGGTCCCACTTCTACCTCCCCCACTCCATTCTGGGAATCCATTTCCAGAGAAGTGGGAGGGCCGGGGCGGGGCTCTCGGGAGTGTTTTCTGTGGCTTCTCTATTCATTTGCCCCATGGGGCACCCGGGCTGTGCCCAGACTGAACAGAGCGGTGGGTGGGCACATGGACCTGTTCCATGGTGGGTGCTCTGCTGGCAGTGAACCCTCCTCCATTCTCCCAGCAGGCCCTGGAGGAGCTGCGCTAGGAGGCTTCTGCCCCGTCCTCATGTCTGCAGTGTCAGCATGGACCTGGCCAGGCGGGTGCCCTTCGCCCTCTGGCTGAGGGGTCCGTCTCCCAGGAGGGTGGGTCTGGGAATGTGGGCCCGGGCTAGAGAAAGCCCATGAGTTTCCTGCAGGCCGAGgcccctgggagatgctgctcaGCCTTCGCAGGACAGAGGCCAAGTGCATCCCGTCCTGTCTCGGCCTCAGTCTCCCCCTGTAAACCAGGGTGAGGCCATGGGCTCCGAAGTCCTGACGCTCGCTCCGTGGGGATTTATGGGAAGAGAGGCACTTCGGGTGGGAATCCTGGGCTCTCCTGTGTGGCTGAGCCTCGGGCTGGCCttggggcctggggaggggcacacCTGGCCACGTCCCAATCCTGATGTCCCTTTGGGGCCGGGGTGGCTCTGGACcccatgagggagggagggagtgcctGGCCCAAGCGGCAGAGCCTCCTCCGGGGCAGCTGGGCATCTTCCCCGGCCACCCCGCGCTGGCCCCTGCCGAGCCATGCCCGGGACTCACTGAGACCAGCGCATCTCCAGCCTGTTTTATTCACAGACCTTTCCAGGGAAAGCTAGCAGGGCGGCGCTGACAGGGAGCCCAGTCCACATCTTCAGGGCTTCCTTACCGCAGGCCTCTAAGAGTCAGATCTCTTTTtttccaggagaaaaaaaaacttttttgcaAAAACACCTCCTTAATAAACAACGTGTAAACAGAAACAGCTGCTTCGGGCTCCACTAATGTCTCATTGTGTCTTCAAGGGCTTGTCTGTGGCGGGCAGTGGGGAGGGCTGGCAGGGGCCGTTTTCCTCCTCCTCGGGGGCGCCCTGGGGGTAGACCACGAAACACAGCTCCTGGCCCCAGCGTGTCATTGACTCTGAGAACAGACAGATCGACCTTGGGGTCTGACCCCGGGGGGCAGAGGTCCTCGGGGAGCTGCTCCCTCTGCAGGGGGGGTCCTGGACACTTGGGCCACATCGTGAGGAGGCATTCGGTGGTGGCTGGGTCCTGTGCTGCCACCACAACTGCTGGGAGACCCCGCCCTCGGGCGAGCCCCCAAGAGGGTCCCATCCCCAGGCCCCGCCACCTCGGGAGGTTGCCGGCTCACCTGTGAGTCTGTGCACACACTTTGGTTTGCGTCTCCAGAACACTCcaaggaagaagatgggcacccCCGTGAGGATGATGATGACGCCGACCCCACACACCATGGGCTCCGAGATGaagctgaagaccagcaggaAGGCCCAGAAGACCAAGTACGCAACCGGGATGAGGAGGTTCACCTGGGGAGAGCGAGAGGCAGTGCCAACAGTGCAGGACCCGGCCTGGCTCTCCTGCCTCACCACCCGGGGGACGGGGAGCTTCCCACCCTGTCCTGGGAGCTGAGGCCTGAGGGGCTCCCTTCTGGTAGCAGCCCAACATCTGGAAGCCAACTCATGGATGGCCAGTTGGCCAAATGGTTGAGGACTTGTCAAAGTTTCGGTATCTCTGAGCTCCACACAGCGACGGTGTGGGCCTGCCGCTTGCGCTTGGCCGAAGGTCAATGATGCTTTGATGTTTCACATTTCGGGCCCTGAGCACTTCTCCAGCTCGGAGGGTTTGTATGCAAACAGGAGGACTTGTCTTTTAGCTCGCTTTAGGGTCTTCAGTTTTGTGCGCGCTCAGGGAATCCCGTGTGACCGTGAGCGTGTCTCAGCCTCATGTTCCCGCCTGTAAACTAGGAGTATTCAAAGCTCCCCGCCATGGGGTTGTCACAAGGACCAAACTTGTCAGTGCACACAAAGCCCTGAGTGGGGCCAGCACGTGCCCAAACCTGGACTCCCTGTTGCTGTCATCCATCGCCTGCCCTTGGTGCCCACACGAGAAGGGGCGGCTTCTCGTGCGCCAGCCCGTGCTCCCGGGGCCTCACCTTGATGGGCCTGTGGAGCGCCGGCCGCCTCCAGCGCAGCACGAGCAGGCCCAGGATGGTGACTCCGTAGCAGAGGTAGTTGATGAAGGACACATAGTTGATGAGCGTGTACGTGTCTCCCACAAGCATGATGACTGCCGTGGCCCCGCACTGGGAGAGGACTGGGCTGAGGGTGGCctcccagctgcctcctgccagCCCTGCCGGCTGCCCTGGGCCTGCCGCTCAGACCAGGACGTTGTGAGACCCAGCCCTGCCCACTCCCCCTGCAGGCTGCCCACCGGGGCCAGGGCTGACCCCTGCCATTACCCACACTGCTGGGGGCCCCGGCTCCCCACCCCGCCAGGTCCCCTAACTTACGCAGACCAGGAGGGCGGGGATAGGGGTGCAGTGTCTGACGTGGATCATGGCCAGCAGGCTGGGCAGGTGCCCCTCCCGGGCTCCAGAGAAGCACagtctgggggtggggacagggatggGAAGGGGCCTGAGCCCCGCCTTAGGCCTCCCCGCCAGCCAGATCCCGGACCTCAGCTCTAGACCCGACATCCTTCTTGAGCTGTCGCCTCTGACCCCCTGCTCCAGGCCCCAGCAGCCCCAGTGGGCAGTTCTTCCCCTCATCTAGCCTGcctctctcttgccttctgtcCCTCAGAGTTGGGATCAGACATCTGTTACTGGGGGGTTCATCATCCCAGCTTCAGGTGGGCCCCACCTGGCAGGATTTCACTCCCTCCGGTCCCCGGCACTGCTCCTGTGCCTGGGCACCTGCCTGGCCTCACCCTGACCACCCTCTCCCCAGTCTGGTCACCTGGAGGAGGTGAACAGGTAGCCATTGATCCCTCCGAAAGTGGAAAGTGCCACGGAGACGGGCATGACCCAAGAAAAGTAGCCCAGCAGCTTCTCCCCGAAGGTCTGAAGGCGCACAGAAGAGAGGTGGTGCGTGAGGCTGGGCAGGGGCCGCACAGCAGCAGGGACCCAGCGGGGCCCCACTCACCACGGCCACGGCGTTAGAGGCCAGCAGCTCCTGGGGGGTCATGGCAGTGAAGTAGGCGACGTTGGTGAAGGTGTACACAAAGGTCACCAGTGGGATGGAGATGAAGATGGCGCGAGGTAGGTTCctgggggcagtggtggagtgcgCCAGTGTCAGTCCTCGGGGGGCTGGGGGACAGGGCCCAGGGTGAGGGGGGGGCCGGGGACCCAGCAACGGGAGCAGCTTTGAGTCTCCATCTCCTGGCCTGCTGGggggccctggggcagggaagCGGGC
This genomic window from Diceros bicornis minor isolate mBicDic1 chromosome 34, mDicBic1.mat.cur, whole genome shotgun sequence contains:
- the LRP3 gene encoding low-density lipoprotein receptor-related protein 3 isoform X2, with translation MNIVLTGRLSSAVPALAACSGKLEQHTERRGVIYSPAWPLNYPPGTNCSWYIQGDRGDMITISFRNFDVEESHQCSLDWLMLGPAAPPHQEAFRLCGSAIPPAFISVRDHVWIFFHSDASSSGQAQGFRLSYIRGKLGQASCQADEFRCDNGKCLPGPWQCNTVDECGDGSDEGNCSAPASEPPGSLCPGGTFPCSGARSTRCLPVERRCDGTQDCGDGSDEAGCPDLACGRRLGSFYGSFASPDLFGAARGPSDLHCTWLVDTQDPRRVLLQLELRLGYDDYVQVYEGLGERGDRLLQTLSYRSNHRPVSLEAAQGRLTVAYHARARSAGHGFNATYQVKGYCLPWEQPCGSSGEGDEGDPGEQGCFSEPQRCDGWWHCASGRDEQGCSACPPDQYPCEGGSGLCYAPADRCNNQKSCPDGADEKNCFSCQPGTFHCGTNLCIFETWRCDGQEDCQDGSDEHGCLAAVPRKVITAALIGSLVCGLLLVIALGCAFKLYSLRTQEYRAFETQMTRLEAEFVRREAPPSYGQLIAQGLIPPVEDFPVYSASQVSVLQNLRTAMRRQMRRHASRRGPSRRRLGRLWNRLFHRPRAPRGQIPLLAAARISQTVLGDGLLRPAPGAAPDPPAPLTDTGSPRAAGDRPPSVPCHAPEVGPSELPPSGLRDPECRPMDKDRRACRDTLVDSPAPVDTPWEPCSAQDPHSLASSASSTLGPHPPEPLGICGSPPPPCSPALEASDDEALLVC
- the SLC7A10 gene encoding asc-type amino acid transporter 1 isoform X1; its protein translation is MAGHTQQTSRRGNPGPAPSERVALKKEIGLVSACTIIIGNIIGSGIFISPKGVLEHAGSVGLALFVWVLGGGVTALGSLCYAELGVAIPKSGGDYAYVTEIFGGLAGFLLLWSAVLIMYPTSLAVISMTFSNYVLQPVFPNCIPPATASRTLSMACLMLLTWVNSSSVRWATRIQDVFTGGKLLALSLIIGMGFLQIFQGHFEELRPSNAFDFWMTPSVGHLALAFLQGSFAFSGWNFLNYVTEELVDPRKNLPRAIFISIPLVTFVYTFTNVAYFTAMTPQELLASNAVAVTFGEKLLGYFSWVMPVSVALSTFGGINGYLFTSSRLCFSGAREGHLPSLLAMIHVRHCTPIPALLVCCGATAVIMLVGDTYTLINYVSFINYLCYGVTILGLLVLRWRRPALHRPIKVNLLIPVAYLVFWAFLLVFSFISEPMVCGVGVIIILTGVPIFFLGVFWRRKPKCVHRLTESMTRWGQELCFVVYPQGAPEEEENGPCQPSPLPATDKPLKTQ
- the LRP3 gene encoding low-density lipoprotein receptor-related protein 3 isoform X1 is translated as MEKRAGAGPEGAPGARAQLAVVCLVNIVLTGRLSSAVPALAACSGKLEQHTERRGVIYSPAWPLNYPPGTNCSWYIQGDRGDMITISFRNFDVEESHQCSLDWLMLGPAAPPHQEAFRLCGSAIPPAFISVRDHVWIFFHSDASSSGQAQGFRLSYIRGKLGQASCQADEFRCDNGKCLPGPWQCNTVDECGDGSDEGNCSAPASEPPGSLCPGGTFPCSGARSTRCLPVERRCDGTQDCGDGSDEAGCPDLACGRRLGSFYGSFASPDLFGAARGPSDLHCTWLVDTQDPRRVLLQLELRLGYDDYVQVYEGLGERGDRLLQTLSYRSNHRPVSLEAAQGRLTVAYHARARSAGHGFNATYQVKGYCLPWEQPCGSSGEGDEGDPGEQGCFSEPQRCDGWWHCASGRDEQGCSACPPDQYPCEGGSGLCYAPADRCNNQKSCPDGADEKNCFSCQPGTFHCGTNLCIFETWRCDGQEDCQDGSDEHGCLAAVPRKVITAALIGSLVCGLLLVIALGCAFKLYSLRTQEYRAFETQMTRLEAEFVRREAPPSYGQLIAQGLIPPVEDFPVYSASQVSVLQNLRTAMRRQMRRHASRRGPSRRRLGRLWNRLFHRPRAPRGQIPLLAAARISQTVLGDGLLRPAPGAAPDPPAPLTDTGSPRAAGDRPPSVPCHAPEVGPSELPPSGLRDPECRPMDKDRRACRDTLVDSPAPVDTPWEPCSAQDPHSLASSASSTLGPHPPEPLGICGSPPPPCSPALEASDDEALLVC